In one window of Candidatus Sulfuricurvum sp. RIFRC-1 DNA:
- a CDS encoding Calx-beta domain-containing protein encodes MDDQKNILGFRILLPNALPGIAAGGNNFITYDKKAVLVHELSHLLLNLLDLEADDEEIYVAVMATANNLDDVETIRNSSYNELKQLVNRQSSYENIFNDARKYTDEVVGSAEKIRYYRQGYQTAGDWKDHTPGASTQKDLEQIPGNYYFNKLHDIDTHIVGSPSADGDIGNAVNTTSNGKHALSGATPEGGLYGGGGNDYLDGGYGDDYLESNGGNDVLIGGGGNDILWSGEGDDRLEGGENDDILFGDSGNDVLIGGRGSDELYGGANDDTLLGMDGYGTSDNCEADYLYGGTGYDTYIAGDGDTISDDDGKGMVTFEGDILKGGTLTESHELYDQYEGDGGTYYLLKTTNALIYQKGEQFLTIENYHKDAKSLGITLTDELPELTIIGHMANENDGVVTGKVVLTQAYGRDIIIHLSTLDDSARTGEDYHSNNNITVTIRAGEIEGDFSVTLIDDQRVEGRETFFTQIDSVTDTSNQPIQYTIKDITPLTIEDDDGLNVSVFAPTVSENAGIATGAVTINKIYDTDLTLTLYTQDDSAVAGGSYPDYVRNDAITVTIAAGSTYAEFNVGIVNDDKPESTETFYALVQSVVDSSGTPVDYTLVDVQPFTIEDDDADNDPNNPDPTTDPKYVTISVSNAQAVESAGTMGFIISLSEVLSEDITIDLVTQDGTAKQGDDYVPNPRFSVTIAAGSRSAYHEVVIKDDKIPEPTENFTIAPYLSTDYTGPEQVLLSNVGVGTIYDDDDPEYITAHISDGSAKEAAEHMSFTVKLSKELERDITIITSLGDVTIAAGERSGEVYSLWTNDAIVEPDETFEVTMTGHDYQGGQYQVLLVNTGTGTIIDDDPEPEPHPFPYNPETPQPHDPLVLDLNQDGKISTIALADSQVYFDITGDGIKERVGWVAPQDGFLVYDKNMNGKIEGIGEVFGKDGISGFAELRSVADTNYDNIIDRRDALFSQLKVWQDTNGDGISQANELKSLSSAGVKNIELNVIGTNINLNGNLLSKAGRYLKSNITQRKVA; translated from the coding sequence ATGGATGATCAAAAAAATATTTTAGGATTTAGAATATTGCTTCCAAATGCTTTGCCAGGGATTGCGGCTGGAGGAAACAATTTTATTACTTATGATAAAAAAGCAGTATTGGTCCATGAATTATCTCACTTGTTGCTTAATCTTTTAGATCTAGAAGCTGATGACGAAGAAATTTATGTTGCAGTAATGGCAACTGCAAATAATTTAGATGATGTAGAAACAATACGAAATTCATCATATAATGAGTTAAAACAATTGGTAAATCGACAATCTAGTTACGAAAATATTTTTAACGATGCACGAAAATATACTGATGAAGTAGTTGGTTCGGCAGAAAAAATAAGATATTACCGTCAAGGTTATCAAACAGCTGGTGATTGGAAAGATCATACTCCTGGCGCAAGTACACAAAAAGATCTCGAACAAATACCAGGTAACTACTATTTTAATAAATTACATGATATTGATACGCATATTGTCGGCAGTCCAAGTGCTGATGGTGATATAGGAAACGCAGTTAATACCACATCAAACGGTAAACACGCCCTCTCCGGTGCAACCCCCGAGGGAGGACTTTACGGCGGTGGGGGTAACGATTACCTCGATGGCGGGTACGGAGATGACTATCTCGAAAGTAACGGCGGCAATGATGTACTGATTGGTGGGGGCGGAAACGACATCCTCTGGAGCGGTGAAGGAGATGACCGTCTCGAAGGTGGTGAGAATGATGATATTCTCTTCGGTGATTCGGGTAATGATGTTTTAATTGGCGGTCGAGGTTCTGACGAACTCTACGGTGGAGCCAACGATGATACCCTGCTTGGTATGGACGGCTACGGGACATCCGATAATTGTGAAGCCGATTATCTCTATGGCGGCACAGGCTACGACACCTACATCGCAGGTGATGGAGACACTATCAGTGATGACGACGGCAAAGGGATGGTTACCTTCGAAGGAGACATACTAAAAGGCGGAACCCTCACCGAGTCTCACGAACTCTACGACCAATACGAGGGAGATGGAGGAACCTACTACCTCCTAAAAACCACCAACGCCCTGATTTATCAAAAAGGGGAGCAATTTCTCACTATCGAAAACTACCACAAAGATGCCAAATCCCTCGGTATTACTCTCACTGACGAACTCCCAGAACTCACCATCATCGGCCATATGGCAAACGAGAATGATGGAGTAGTGACAGGTAAAGTCGTCCTCACCCAAGCCTACGGAAGAGACATCATCATCCACCTCTCAACATTGGATGACAGTGCACGCACGGGAGAAGATTACCATTCAAACAACAACATCACTGTCACTATCCGAGCCGGAGAGATAGAAGGAGATTTCAGCGTCACTCTCATCGATGATCAAAGAGTGGAGGGACGTGAGACCTTCTTTACCCAAATCGATTCGGTAACTGATACCTCCAACCAACCGATCCAATACACGATCAAAGATATCACCCCCCTCACCATCGAAGACGATGATGGTCTAAACGTCTCCGTATTTGCCCCTACCGTAAGTGAGAACGCAGGTATAGCCACAGGAGCAGTGACGATCAATAAAATCTACGATACCGATCTCACCCTCACCCTCTATACCCAAGATGACAGTGCCGTAGCAGGAGGAAGCTATCCCGACTATGTAAGAAACGACGCGATCACGGTCACCATCGCCGCAGGATCTACCTACGCAGAGTTTAATGTCGGTATCGTCAATGATGATAAACCTGAATCGACTGAAACATTTTATGCGCTCGTACAAAGTGTCGTAGACAGTAGCGGAACCCCCGTCGATTACACTCTCGTAGATGTTCAACCCTTTACCATCGAAGACGATGATGCAGATAATGATCCCAATAACCCCGATCCAACCACCGATCCCAAATACGTCACCATCAGCGTCTCGAACGCTCAAGCCGTAGAGAGTGCAGGGACGATGGGATTCATCATCAGCCTCTCAGAGGTGCTCAGTGAAGATATCACGATTGATTTGGTAACCCAAGACGGTACTGCCAAACAAGGGGATGATTATGTTCCAAATCCCCGCTTTAGTGTCACTATAGCCGCAGGAAGCCGAAGTGCGTATCACGAGGTAGTTATCAAAGATGACAAAATCCCCGAGCCTACCGAAAACTTTACCATCGCTCCCTACCTCTCAACAGACTATACCGGACCTGAACAAGTTTTACTTTCAAACGTAGGTGTAGGAACCATCTACGACGATGATGATCCAGAGTATATTACAGCCCACATCAGTGATGGATCTGCCAAAGAAGCGGCAGAACATATGAGCTTCACTGTGAAATTATCCAAAGAACTCGAACGCGATATTACCATCATTACCTCACTGGGTGATGTGACGATTGCAGCAGGAGAACGTTCAGGAGAAGTGTATAGCCTATGGACAAACGATGCTATCGTAGAACCCGACGAAACATTTGAAGTGACCATGACCGGACACGACTACCAAGGGGGACAATACCAAGTCCTCCTCGTCAATACTGGGACAGGAACCATCATCGACGATGATCCGGAACCAGAACCGCACCCATTTCCCTACAACCCAGAAACTCCCCAGCCCCACGATCCATTAGTGCTTGATCTCAACCAAGACGGGAAAATCTCTACCATAGCATTAGCTGATTCCCAAGTCTATTTTGATATAACAGGTGATGGGATCAAAGAGAGAGTAGGATGGGTAGCCCCACAAGATGGATTCCTCGTTTACGATAAAAACATGAACGGCAAGATCGAGGGGATCGGTGAAGTATTCGGTAAAGACGGCATCAGCGGATTTGCGGAACTGCGAAGCGTTGCCGATACCAACTACGATAACATCATCGATAGACGTGACGCACTTTTCTCCCAGCTAAAAGTATGGCAAGACACCAACGGTGACGGTATCTCTCAAGCAAACGAACTTAAATCCCTCTCTAGTGCAGGAGTTAAGAATATCGAACTAAACGTCATCGGTACCAACATCAACCTCAATGGCAATCTCCTCAGTAAAGCGGGACGGTATCTCAAATCAAATATAACACAAAGGAAAGTAGCATGA
- a CDS encoding Calx-beta domain-containing protein, with protein MGRHYYSKLTGTQEGDLFRTGYFADGDWASNTPDAYEAAKKNGWDIALIGNEQVNTLITGSGNDLLDGGFSGDTLEGGTGYDTYIAGDGDTIMDDDGKGIVTFEGDILSGGTLTESHELYDQYEGDGGTYYLLKTTNALIYQKGEQFLTIENYHKDAKSLGITLTDELPELTIIGHMANENDGTVTGKVVLTQAYGRDMIIHLSTLDDSAHTGEDYHSNNNITVTITAGETEGDFSVTLIDNQIVEGRETFFAQIDSVTDTSNQPIQYTIKDITPLTIEDDDGLNVSVFAPTVSENAGIATGAVTINKTQYDREVAA; from the coding sequence ATGGGTCGACATTATTATTCTAAGTTAACAGGTACACAAGAAGGTGATTTATTCCGTACAGGTTATTTTGCTGATGGAGATTGGGCTTCCAATACCCCTGATGCATATGAAGCAGCTAAAAAAAATGGATGGGATATAGCCCTTATTGGAAATGAACAAGTCAATACTTTGATTACAGGTTCAGGAAATGATTTACTTGATGGCGGCTTCAGTGGCGACACTTTAGAAGGCGGTACAGGATACGACACCTACATCGCAGGCGATGGCGATACCATCATGGATGACGACGGAAAAGGGATAGTTACCTTCGAAGGAGATATATTAAGCGGCGGAACCCTCACCGAGTCTCACGAACTCTACGACCAATACGAGGGAGATGGAGGAACCTACTACCTCCTAAAAACCACCAACGCCCTGATTTATCAAAAAGGGGAGCAATTTCTCACTATCGAAAACTACCACAAAGATGCCAAATCCCTCGGTATTACTCTCACTGACGAACTCCCAGAACTCACCATCATAGGACATATGGCAAACGAAAACGACGGAACCGTAACGGGAAAAGTTGTCCTCACCCAAGCCTATGGCAGAGATATGATCATCCACCTCTCAACATTGGATGACAGTGCACACACGGGAGAAGATTACCATTCAAACAACAACATCACTGTCACTATCACAGCCGGAGAGACCGAAGGAGACTTCAGCGTCACTCTCATCGATAACCAGATCGTAGAGGGACGAGAGACCTTTTTTGCCCAAATCGATTCAGTAACCGATACCTCCAACCAACCGATCCAATACACGATCAAAGATATCACCCCTCTCACCATCGAAGACGATGATGGTCTAAACGTCTCCGTATTTGCCCCTACTGTAAGTGAAAACGCAGGTATAGCCACAGGAGCAGTGACGATCAATAAAACCCAATATGATAGAGAGGTTGCCGCATGA
- a CDS encoding IS3 family transposase (programmed frameshift) produces the protein MPPRYTDEFKEEAAKQVINNNYPIKEVADRLGVHPDSLKKWVSQYKSPKEFGQQQASNDEIRRLKSELKRVTEERDILKKGRRVLCQKPRIKYAFIQVHEPLYGIRRLCKAMQVHPSGYYAWVKAPLSDRAKANEVLSVQIKEAYAQSHNAYGYRNIHKDLIESGITVNRKRVARLMKIIGLYGAGTLKKKPRHKAGSIHKAHPNHLKQCFNVEKPNEAWVTDITYIRTYEGWLYLAVVLDLFSRKVIGWGMSHRMTTSVAMDALRMATMRQRPKQSVILHSDQGSQFSSYEWQSMLKHSNIIPSMSRRGNCYDNAVVESFFKTLKRECVRKEIFVTREYAKSKIFHYIEMFYNPKRRHSYLGYLSPNEFEVRYFLESTKNEVLAEN, from the exons ATGCCCCCAAGATACACAGATGAGTTCAAAGAAGAAGCTGCAAAGCAGGTAATCAATAACAATTACCCGATCAAAGAGGTTGCTGATCGGCTGGGAGTACATCCTGATTCATTGAAAAAGTGGGTGAGCCAGTATAAAAGTCCCAAGGAGTTTGGACAGCAACAAGCATCTAATGATGAGATACGACGGCTAAAGTCAGAACTCAAGCGCGTTACCGAGGAGCGTGACATCCTAAAAA AAGGCCGCCGCGTACTTTGCCAGAAACCAAGGATAAAGTACGCATTTATTCAGGTTCATGAACCCCTATATGGGATTAGACGATTGTGCAAAGCAATGCAAGTTCATCCGAGCGGATATTACGCTTGGGTGAAAGCGCCATTGTCTGATCGGGCAAAGGCAAATGAAGTGCTGAGTGTTCAGATCAAAGAGGCGTATGCACAGAGTCACAATGCCTACGGCTATCGGAATATCCACAAAGACCTAATCGAATCGGGAATCACCGTCAATCGCAAACGTGTGGCACGATTGATGAAGATTATTGGATTGTACGGTGCCGGAACTCTCAAGAAGAAACCTCGCCATAAAGCTGGCAGTATCCATAAAGCCCATCCGAATCATCTCAAGCAGTGCTTTAACGTCGAGAAACCTAATGAAGCATGGGTGACCGATATCACCTATATCCGAACTTATGAGGGATGGCTCTATTTGGCGGTGGTGCTCGATCTCTTCAGCCGTAAAGTGATTGGATGGGGGATGAGCCATCGGATGACAACATCCGTGGCTATGGATGCACTAAGAATGGCTACAATGCGGCAGCGTCCGAAACAAAGCGTGATACTTCATTCCGATCAAGGATCGCAGTTTAGCTCCTATGAATGGCAAAGTATGCTAAAACACTCCAACATCATCCCCAGTATGAGCAGACGAGGGAACTGTTATGACAATGCCGTCGTGGAAAGCTTCTTTAAAACCTTGAAACGTGAATGTGTCAGGAAAGAGATATTTGTAACGAGAGAGTATGCAAAATCCAAAATATTTCACTATATAGAGATGTTCTATAACCCTAAAAGACGGCATAGTTATCTGGGTTATCTATCTCCAAACGAATTTGAGGTACGATACTTTTTGGAATCAACGAAAAATGAGGTGTTAGCGGAAAACTAA
- a CDS encoding Calx-beta domain-containing protein — translation MSNNEWSFYEALSGRESGGDYTIVNSFGYLGRYQMGEKALIDAGYYKKDSTNPNVNQDFIGQWTGKDGVWSKEDFLNNHTAQNNAVRAFHKKNWDYLKNYHQYVGQTLNGYYITVSGILAGAHLGGWSRMKNFLESGGTNIFTDGYGTRITEYITKFANYDMSSYGTSFNSGNNIFNGGSGLDIFHAGGGNDVIDAQEGNDTVYGGSENDTLIGGDGMDVLYGESGNDTLLGFYGFGQSDAYQDKLYGGIGDDTYITGTGDIIRDEDNQGRVVYNNIDLSGEKTQVKGESYYQDANFYYEESENVLFVRTKSSTSGLGLEIQNWNSTTKEALRIKLLPSEEEGVGGEDDPEEPNPTPDPDPKYVTVSVSNAQAVESAGTMRFIISLSEVLSQDITVDLITTDGSAKNGSDYIPNKRVSVTIAAGNRSAYYEVAILNDEVQEPTENFTVAPYFAVDYSGPEQVLLSNVGVGTIYDDDDPQYITAHISSASAKEAAEHMSFTVSLSKELERDITIITSLGDVTIAAGERSGQVYRIWDNDTDIEPDETFEVTLKGHNYQGGQYQVLLVNTGTGTIIDDDPEPEPHPFPYNPETPQPHDPLVLDLNQDGKISTIALADSQVYFDITGDGIKERVGWVAPQDGFLVYDKNMNGKIEGIGEVFGKDGLSGFAELRQVADTNYDNIIDRRDALFSQLKVWQDTNGDGISQANELKSLSSAGVKNIELNVIGTNINLNGNILSEAGRYGDSTGERELAADIQLLASQRATSSGTPNTYEIDPITETLPQMRGYGFIDSSFKAYNLDPKLKELALSFMNDKETASANFGEFILRWSGFYDMAASKGISEEQFSPHLYEVPSIKLWILERFVGSTRDGWRSEVHIRENLNGGYHTQDFGNEAYIHDHFNLLMERYEAMFAIQAFYTDVFSDTHYDISIDEFVIDDSTVFTSKLTEYLNNTAVSQTDKLYLASMMNNLEGTFLHFDAASMIDSITDTTLKATITDIMDEKVHFQFAKDSGYYSYANAHVYGDDTKELININSKFSVTMDAKEGDESVILTINNIIYNNYVSNSINFLSIS, via the coding sequence ATGAGTAACAATGAATGGAGCTTCTATGAAGCGTTGTCAGGTAGAGAAAGTGGTGGGGACTACACTATTGTAAATTCATTTGGATATTTAGGCAGATACCAAATGGGAGAAAAAGCATTAATAGATGCTGGATATTATAAAAAAGATTCAACTAATCCAAATGTGAATCAAGATTTTATTGGTCAATGGACTGGAAAGGATGGTGTTTGGAGCAAAGAAGATTTTTTGAACAATCATACTGCACAAAATAATGCCGTTAGAGCATTTCATAAAAAAAACTGGGATTATTTGAAGAATTATCATCAGTATGTAGGTCAAACATTAAATGGATACTACATAACTGTTTCTGGAATATTGGCGGGAGCGCATTTGGGAGGCTGGTCAAGAATGAAAAACTTCTTGGAGTCAGGTGGAACAAATATATTTACAGATGGCTATGGAACAAGAATTACGGAATATATTACGAAATTTGCAAACTATGATATGTCCTCATATGGTACTAGCTTTAATAGTGGCAACAACATTTTTAACGGTGGCAGCGGCTTAGATATATTTCATGCTGGTGGTGGTAATGACGTCATTGATGCCCAAGAAGGAAATGATACAGTTTACGGCGGTTCGGAGAACGACACCCTCATCGGCGGTGATGGAATGGATGTCCTATACGGTGAGAGCGGCAATGATACCCTTTTAGGATTTTACGGTTTTGGTCAATCGGACGCATATCAGGATAAACTCTATGGAGGAATCGGAGATGATACCTATATCACAGGAACAGGTGATATTATCCGAGATGAGGACAATCAGGGTAGAGTCGTTTACAACAACATCGATCTAAGCGGAGAAAAAACCCAAGTAAAAGGGGAGAGCTACTACCAAGATGCCAACTTCTACTATGAAGAATCGGAAAATGTTCTCTTCGTCCGTACCAAATCGAGCACAAGCGGTCTGGGGCTTGAGATTCAAAACTGGAACAGCACTACCAAAGAAGCACTAAGGATCAAACTACTACCGAGTGAAGAGGAAGGAGTCGGAGGGGAAGACGATCCAGAAGAACCGAATCCAACTCCAGACCCCGACCCCAAATACGTCACAGTAAGCGTCTCCAACGCCCAAGCCGTAGAGAGCGCAGGGACGATGAGATTCATCATCAGCCTCTCAGAGGTACTGAGCCAAGATATCACCGTCGATCTCATCACCACAGATGGCAGTGCAAAAAACGGTTCGGATTATATCCCCAATAAACGTGTCAGTGTCACTATAGCCGCAGGGAACCGAAGCGCTTATTACGAAGTAGCGATTCTAAATGACGAAGTCCAAGAACCTACCGAAAACTTCACTGTCGCTCCTTATTTTGCAGTGGACTATTCAGGACCTGAACAGGTACTTCTCTCAAACGTAGGTGTAGGAACCATCTATGACGATGATGATCCGCAGTACATTACAGCCCATATCAGCAGTGCATCCGCCAAAGAAGCGGCAGAACATATGAGCTTCACCGTGAGCTTATCCAAAGAACTCGAACGCGATATTACTATCATTACCTCACTGGGTGATGTGACGATTGCAGCAGGGGAGAGATCAGGACAGGTATATCGTATATGGGACAACGATACCGATATCGAACCGGACGAAACATTCGAAGTCACACTCAAAGGACACAACTACCAAGGGGGACAATACCAAGTCCTCCTCGTCAATACTGGGACAGGAACCATCATCGACGATGATCCGGAACCAGAACCGCACCCATTTCCCTACAACCCAGAAACTCCCCAGCCCCACGATCCATTAGTGCTTGATCTCAACCAAGACGGGAAAATCTCTACCATAGCATTAGCTGATTCCCAAGTCTATTTTGATATAACAGGTGATGGGATCAAAGAGAGAGTAGGATGGGTAGCCCCACAAGATGGATTCCTCGTTTACGATAAAAACATGAACGGCAAGATCGAGGGGATCGGCGAAGTATTCGGTAAAGACGGACTCAGCGGATTTGCAGAATTGCGTCAAGTTGCCGATACCAACTACGATAACATCATCGATAGACGTGATGCACTGTTCAGCCAGCTCAAAGTATGGCAAGACACCAACGGTGACGGTATCTCTCAGGCAAACGAGCTCAAATCCCTCTCTAGCGCAGGGGTTAAAAACATAGAGCTAAACGTCATCGGCACCAACATCAACCTAAATGGTAATATCCTCTCCGAAGCGGGACGTTACGGCGACAGCACAGGTGAGCGTGAACTCGCCGCTGATATACAGCTCCTCGCTTCCCAAAGAGCGACCAGCTCCGGCACTCCAAACACCTACGAGATTGATCCCATCACCGAAACCCTACCTCAGATGAGAGGGTATGGTTTTATCGATAGCAGTTTCAAAGCCTATAACCTCGACCCGAAACTAAAAGAACTTGCCCTCTCGTTTATGAACGATAAAGAGACCGCCAGCGCCAACTTCGGTGAGTTTATCCTCCGATGGTCGGGATTTTACGATATGGCTGCATCCAAAGGGATTAGCGAAGAGCAGTTTTCCCCTCATCTTTACGAAGTACCCTCTATCAAACTGTGGATACTGGAACGGTTTGTAGGATCAACGAGAGATGGATGGCGTAGTGAAGTACATATCCGTGAAAACCTGAATGGCGGCTATCATACTCAAGACTTCGGAAACGAAGCGTATATCCATGATCATTTTAATCTCCTCATGGAACGCTACGAGGCAATGTTCGCTATACAGGCATTCTATACCGATGTGTTCAGCGACACCCACTACGACATCAGCATCGATGAGTTCGTGATCGACGATAGTACCGTCTTTACGAGCAAACTCACCGAGTATCTCAACAATACCGCCGTCTCACAAACCGACAAACTCTATCTCGCTTCGATGATGAACAACTTGGAGGGGACGTTCCTCCACTTCGATGCGGCAAGTATGATCGACTCTATCACCGACACAACCCTCAAAGCGACCATCACTGATATCATGGATGAAAAGGTACATTTCCAGTTTGCCAAAGATAGCGGATATTACAGTTATGCCAATGCCCACGTTTATGGTGATGATACAAAAGAGTTGATTAACATTAATTCAAAATTCTCTGTTACGATGGATGCTAAAGAGGGTGATGAGTCTGTCATATTAACAATAAATAATATAATATATAACAACTATGTTTCAAATAGTATCAACTTTTTATCAATATCATAA